The Streptomyces rubrogriseus genomic sequence AAAGTAACCGCGTCACCCGCACCGCGCAGACCAGGCACACCAGTCACTTTCCCGTCCCGCACCCCATTTGCAGTCGGCCGAATCGCGCTCGGATCACCCGTCGGTAAGCTGACGGCATGACAGGACAAGTGCGTACCGTCGACGGCCGCGTGGCCGGTCGGCGTGGGCAGGCGACCAGGCAGAAACTGCTCGACTGCCTCAGCGAAATGCTCAGCTCCTCCCCCTATCGCGATGTCAAAGTCATCGATGTCGCCCGCAAGGCGGGCACGTCGCCCGCGACCTTCTACCAGTACTTCCCGGACGTCGAGGGCGCCGTACTGGAGATCGCCGAGCGCATGGCCGCCGAGAGTTCCTCGCTGGCCGAGCTGACGGCGGGCCGCTCGTGGGTCGGCAAGGCCGGCTGGCAGACGGCACAGGAACTCGTCGACGGATTCCTGGAGTTCTGGCGGAAGAACGACGCCATTCTGCGCGTGGTGGATCTCGGCGCGGCGGAGGGCGACAAGCGATTCGCCAAAATCCGCATGAAGATCCTCAACTCGGTGAATTCACCCCTCACGGATTCCGTCGCCGATCTCCAGGCAAAGGGCAAGGTCGACAAGGACGTGAACCCCGCGGCGATCGCCGGGTCACTGGTCGTCATGCTCGCGGCCGCCGCCTCGCATCAGAAGGGCTTCTCCTCGTGGGGCGTGAAACAGGCTGAACTCAAGCCCCATCTCGCCCTGTTGACGTATCTCGGCATCACCGGAAAGAAGCCCGTCAAGTAGTCCATCGCGCGGCAGCCTGTCATCTCCGCCGCGCCGCGTCGCCGCCCGTCGCACCTCCGTATCTTCTTGCCTCCGCAGCTCCGCATCTCCGCAGCTGCGCATCTCCGCACCTCCAGCCTTTCGCCCCCGTCGGCCGACCGCTCGAACTCGGCGACCGTGCCCCGGCCCCGCGGCCGCGCCGGCACGACGTCCAGCGCCTCGAAGTTCAGCACCGTGACGGCTCCGGCCGGGGAACAGCCGCCCGCCCGGCCGACGTTGTGTCCGGCATCCGTACCCGCACGCACCCGCACCCGCATCCGCCGGAGGAGACCGCCGTGGCCCTGACCCGCGAAGAGCGTGAGACGTTCCTGGCCGAACCGCACGTCGCCGCACTCGCGGTCGACGCGGGCGCGGGCCGCGCCCCGCTGACCGTGCCGATCTGGTACCAGTACGCGCCCGGCGGCGAGGTGTGGATCATGACGGGCCTCGACAGCCGCAAGAACCGGCTGATCAGCAAGGCGGGCCGGTTCTCGCTGATGGTCGACCGGCTGGAGCCCACCATCCGCTACGTGTCGGTGGAGGGGCCGGTCGTCGAGACCGTCAGCGCGACCGAGGAGCACCTGCGGGAGATGTCCGCGCGCTACCTCCCGGCGGAGAAGGTCGACGGCTACGTCGCCTTCGCCTCGGCCAACCACGGTGAGCAGGTCGTCGTCCGGATGCGTCCCGAACGCTGGGTCTCCTCCGACCTCGGCTCCGTGTGAGACCCGGGCGGACCCGAGCAGGCATGGAAACCGATCTGCACGAGCTGCTGAGGTCGCTGCGGGTGTGGGACCCCGCGGTCACCGAACTGCCGCCCCTCGACCCGGCCGGCGCGCCCGGCGACCCGCTGGAGCTGTTCACCCGCTGGTTCGCCGAGGCGGTCGCGGCCGGTGAACGCGAGCCGCACACGGTGTCGCTGGCGACGGCGGACGCCGAGGGCCTGCCGGACGCGCGCATCGTGATGCTGCACGGCGCGGACGCGGACGGCTGGGCCTTCGCCACCCACGCCGACAGCCGCAAGGGCCGCCACCTCGCCGCCCGCCCGTACGCCGCGCTCGTCTTCTACTGGCCGGTGCTGGGCCGCCAGGTGCGGCTGCGCGGACCGGTCGCCGTCGCCCCGGCCGACCAGGCACGGGCCGACCTGCACGCGCGGTCGACGGGCGCCCTGGCCGCCGCGCTCACCGGGCGGCAGAGCGCCGAGCTGGACTCGCCGGAGGAACTGGCCCGTGCCTCGCAGGCGGCCTGGGAGCGGGCCGAGCGGGAACCGGACGCCCCGGTCCCGTCCTGGACCCTGTACCGGCTGCGCCCCGCCGAGGTGGAGTTCTTCCAGGGCGAGGCCCGCCGGCGCCACGTCCGGCTGGCCTACCGGCGGACGGAAGAGCAGGAGGGCTGGGACCGGCGTCTGCTGTGGCCGTGAACCGCGCTCACCGCGCGCCGGGCGGCGTCGGCTCCTCGTCCGTCGCCAGCCGGGCGTGCAGGTGCACGTCCCGGAACGCGTCGTGCCGGCCGGCCTCGAACATCGCCTCGCGCAGGGTCCCCTCGGCGACGTAGCCACTCCGTTCGGCGACCCGGCAGGAGGCGTCGTGGCCGACGGCGTGGCCCAGTTCGAGGCGGTGCAGACCGAGTTCGGCGTAGGCCCAGCGGGAGGCGAGGAGCAGGGCGCGGGTGGCGACGCCCCGGCCCCGGGCCTCGGGGAGCACCCAGTAGCCGACCCGGGCCACCTTCATCGGCCGGCTGATCTCGTTGAACCCGATGTGCCCCAGCGTCGTACCGCTCTTCTCGTCCGTGATCCGGAACGACGCCGACCTGCCGTCCGCCGCGTCCCGCGCCCGCCCGCGCAGCGACTCGCGGGCCCCGGCGAGGTCGGTCCACAGCTTGAGCGTGGTGTTCCAGCGCTGGAACTCGGGGTCCAGGCAGCCCCGCAGCCATGTGTGGGCGTCGTCGTCCGAGCCGGCGTCCCAGGCGCGCAGGCGCAGGCCGTGTCCGCGCGGTTCGGCGCGGGAGAGGGAGGGATCGAGGGTGTACATCGGTGTGTGGGCCATCCACCCATTCAAGCCGACCCGTCCCGGTCGTGACCGATCCGCAACCGATTCCGGTCTTGACCGAGACCCATCAAGCGAGGGCGCGATTACGCTCGCCGCATGGCCGACTCCACAGCGTCCGCTGAACCGCAGCGGCCCGCCCACCCCGCGGGCCGACCCGTGTACGTCATAGGCGCCGGTCCCGGCGGTCTCGCCGTCGCCCACGCGCTGCGCGCCCGCGGATTGCGGGCCGTGGTCCTGGAGCGGGCCGACCACGTCGGCTCGTCCTGGCGCCGCCACTACGACCGGCTGCGGCTGCACACCACCCGCCGCCTGTCGGCGCTGCCCGGCCTGCCGATCCCGCGCCGCTTCGGACGGTGGGTGGCCCGGGACGACGTGGTGCGGTACCTGGAGAAGTACGCCGAGTACCACCAGCTGGAGATCGTCACCGGCGTCGAGGTCTTCCGCGTCGAGCGCGCGCCCGACGGGACCGGCTGGCTGCTGCACGCCGCCGGGGGCCGGGAGCTGACCGGCGCCGCGGTGGTGGTCGCCACCGGCTACAACCACACCCCGCGCGTGCCGGACTGGCCCGGCCGGGACACGTACACCGGCGAGTTCCGGCACGCCGCCGAGTACCGGGCCCCGGCCCCGTACGCCGGCCGGGACGTCCTGGTGGTCGGGGTGGGCAACACCGGCGCCGAGATCGCGGTGGACCTGGTGGAGGGCGGGGCCGCCCGGGTCCGGCTCGCGGTGCGCACGGCGCCGCACATCGTCCGG encodes the following:
- a CDS encoding GNAT family N-acetyltransferase, yielding MAHTPMYTLDPSLSRAEPRGHGLRLRAWDAGSDDDAHTWLRGCLDPEFQRWNTTLKLWTDLAGARESLRGRARDAADGRSASFRITDEKSGTTLGHIGFNEISRPMKVARVGYWVLPEARGRGVATRALLLASRWAYAELGLHRLELGHAVGHDASCRVAERSGYVAEGTLREAMFEAGRHDAFRDVHLHARLATDEEPTPPGAR
- a CDS encoding pyridoxamine 5'-phosphate oxidase family protein; the encoded protein is MALTREERETFLAEPHVAALAVDAGAGRAPLTVPIWYQYAPGGEVWIMTGLDSRKNRLISKAGRFSLMVDRLEPTIRYVSVEGPVVETVSATEEHLREMSARYLPAEKVDGYVAFASANHGEQVVVRMRPERWVSSDLGSV
- a CDS encoding pyridoxine/pyridoxamine 5'-phosphate oxidase, which encodes METDLHELLRSLRVWDPAVTELPPLDPAGAPGDPLELFTRWFAEAVAAGEREPHTVSLATADAEGLPDARIVMLHGADADGWAFATHADSRKGRHLAARPYAALVFYWPVLGRQVRLRGPVAVAPADQARADLHARSTGALAAALTGRQSAELDSPEELARASQAAWERAEREPDAPVPSWTLYRLRPAEVEFFQGEARRRHVRLAYRRTEEQEGWDRRLLWP
- a CDS encoding TetR family transcriptional regulator — encoded protein: MRTVDGRVAGRRGQATRQKLLDCLSEMLSSSPYRDVKVIDVARKAGTSPATFYQYFPDVEGAVLEIAERMAAESSSLAELTAGRSWVGKAGWQTAQELVDGFLEFWRKNDAILRVVDLGAAEGDKRFAKIRMKILNSVNSPLTDSVADLQAKGKVDKDVNPAAIAGSLVVMLAAAASHQKGFSSWGVKQAELKPHLALLTYLGITGKKPVK
- a CDS encoding flavin-containing monooxygenase, with the protein product MADSTASAEPQRPAHPAGRPVYVIGAGPGGLAVAHALRARGLRAVVLERADHVGSSWRRHYDRLRLHTTRRLSALPGLPIPRRFGRWVARDDVVRYLEKYAEYHQLEIVTGVEVFRVERAPDGTGWLLHAAGGRELTGAAVVVATGYNHTPRVPDWPGRDTYTGEFRHAAEYRAPAPYAGRDVLVVGVGNTGAEIAVDLVEGGAARVRLAVRTAPHIVRRSTAGWAAQYTGVLCRRLPVALVDRLARPLARISVPDLSAQGLPRPDTGLYSRVAEGAIPVQDVGLVDAVRSGRVEVVAAMDGFEDGKVLLADGTRIAPDAVIAATGYRRGLEGLVGHLGVLDGSGRPVVHGGRTPATAPGLHFTGFTNPISGMLRELAIDAERIAGAVAKRGADGVSRLPG